Genomic segment of Chelmon rostratus isolate fCheRos1 chromosome 2, fCheRos1.pri, whole genome shotgun sequence:
GAATACGCTAAAAttccattaaaacaaaatgaaatacattattATGAAAGGAACATATTAGGTATTAGGTTAGATCCCATAAATAGTAACACAAGCTATAATGCTAATCAGAATTCTTCCCAAAATTAAGGGGTTGGATATTTAGACAAACTGAATTTCTCAGTTTATTTGAATTTTGTACTTAAGTTCCCTTGCATTTTGATGCATTGTTTTAATTGACAAAAGTTCCAGATTAAAGGTTTTCAAATGCCATAATGGCAAAGGAAAGCTGCAACTGTACAAAAATATACAAGCTCAGTTCAAGTTAGACTAAGatgcttaaaatgttgaagtTAAAAGATCTGCCCCACCATCATTTTTCAGTCAGACAACACATCATTGATTCATTTCTAGAGTCATAGTTCCTGGGCTACGCACAATGTACAGATCTGGACAgatcaaattgtgtttttgtctgcttgaGATCTTTCTTTTGTGCTAGATTTCAGATGCAGTGAGAGGTGTAAATATGAAATGCACCTTAGTGTATACTATTAAATTCAAAACTTTAAATCACTGTATGgggtttaaaatgtgttatgtATTATTGATATAAACTTTTAGTATTCCTGTGCCTTAGGCCAACggaaatgtttttaaataaaacgGCCTATCTTAACAGTCAAGGGAGCTTCAAGGATTTCCAGAGGTTgacttttcttgttttccttgCCATATATACAATCGAATCATTATTGAACTTACAACTCCATTGATAGGTTGTATCAACTGCTGTTTAAGACTCCTTTTTCTAGATCAACTTATTTGAGCTTTATTACAAAGACTAAAACAATGTGTATTCTTGACTTTGTGTAATGTCCTGTGTAGAAAGTGATAAATCAtacatttcactgaaatgtaaacataaatattTATTAATGGTAATCTTGGAAAATGATTGGAATaaattttttttccacatgtacAAACATGGTGTCCAGTTGTGTCAAATATATGTTCAGGGTTCAGGCAATACAAAGCACCAGTGAGAGTGATATACACTCAGGCAGCAGACTATACGTGTTTCTTACAGTGTAAGCCTACGGCATTTACAGATGTCACGTTAGCAATAAGAAACTGTGAAGACAACAGGtttcaggagctgctgctcaaCACAAAAGTATGTTTACAAAATAGTAttgaaaatacttttaaaatggttttatgAGAGGATGACTCACCTACTGAATGATCACTTTCTGGACCATCTCAGCAGACGTGACATCCTCCGGTAGCTCTTCACCCTCACTTGCCTCATCACCTCACAAGGATCCCTCATCATCTCCCTTTAAACTCTACTCACTTCTGCTGCCACCCAGTCAATCCATCCAGACCCACGTCCTCTTGAGTCACACCACAGaccctttcacacatgcatgacaACCCTGAACTTATCTAGACATTACCTGGAGGAGCTGTATGTGAGAACACAAATATCTGAAACAGCTAGATTTTTAGATTCTGGAGATTCTCTAAACATGCAATGTTTCGTGGTGACATCTTTTTACcctaaaatgtctaaaaatgtaaCGATGGTATTTTACTACTTCTCTTCCATTGGGTTTGTTCATAAATCATTCACAGCTAGATTTATATACAAGTtataaaacaatgtgaaaattgttgttttttgtttgtttgtttgtttatttatttatttatttggtgtcagtattttttttatttctggaGTTATAAAAAGAGACAGCCTAAAATCCCTCGGTTGTTTTATTGCGAAGGTTTTcgcaataaaacaaaaatgaaactggAGTTTTGAACCTGGTTTTATCCAAAGTACAGTTTTTtgttgtggaaatgtgtgtaaattaGTGCATATTTATgcctcatttaaaaaaaatcaacatttcagtAAACTTGTAATACGAAAAATTATTGTCTTAATGTAAGTAATCAGCATTACAGCGTTACAATCTCAAGTGGCGGCCATGATTGTCCGGAGAAATTACCGCGAGCGAGTGGGCGTGTCCATAAGGCTCCTCTCACGCGACTCACGAAAACATCCGAAGATGGAAGAGACGGGTCGTTCGCGTCAAGACGCCAACGAAAATGTCTACTCACTGGAGAGACGACGAGATTCGGGAACTTCTGTCGGTAAGAGCCGACGCCGAAATAGTCAGACAAATTAAAGGGACGGCAAGAGACTCCGTTGTTTATGACCAAATTACGAGCCGGCTGCGTGACCGCGGTGTAAACCGAGCCAAGGCGCAGGTGAACAACAAACTAAAAGCACTCAAAAGGCAGTACCATGAGATCGTTAACCACAGCGGCCGGAGTGGAAACGACCGCAAAACATGGTGTTATTTTAGTTTGTGCGAGGCAATATGGGGGGTGAGTCCACCGGCGAACCCTGTGGCTTTGGTCGGGTGTGTGGAGACGGCCTCCACCTCGAGTTTTCCCGAGACGCCTTACAGCGACTCTGAAGAGCAGACTACAGTGTATGAAACTGATGTGTCCATCAACGACTCGGTTTTAAGTACAGGTAAGATTGTATCTGACCTTTATTCTCGTATTTACTGTCAGAGAGCTGCCAACGTTCTGCTTATTCTCCGACTGAGAATTGTTCCCGGGGGTCTGTTGTAAGTGACTGAAGTGAGCCACCCAATGTAACGATGTACTCGTATGTaacgaagtacatttactcgagttCTGTAGGTCAAATAAATTTGAGGTGTGTGTACTTTACTTGAGAGTTGTCTTTTAATGCTACTTTCTACTTCCACCCCCAGTCATGTCCGAGTGAAAAATTGAACTTTTTACTAAagtacatttatctgacagctttattcACAACATTATGGATTAAGATTTTgataaacaaaacattcaaataccttatctgatgttttgttgtaaGTTATAATGGTAATAATTATAATAGTAAACTAtttttgtatagcacctttcgtacaggaattgcagctcaaagtgctttacaagaaagattGAAATCTATGTAAAAATAGAGaagaataaggatgaaaataaaaatgagctATAAAGCTGATTTGAGTCACAGCatacattaataaaa
This window contains:
- the LOC121623931 gene encoding uncharacterized protein LOC121623931, which encodes MSTHWRDDEIRELLSVRADAEIVRQIKGTARDSVVYDQITSRLRDRGVNRAKAQVNNKLKALKRQYHEIVNHSGRSGNDRKTWCYFSLCEAIWGVSPPANPVALVGCVETASTSSFPETPYSDSEEQTTVYETDVSINDSVLSTESLYRYPPKKKRGRNQAHSERRSAEMRDLFNETDKDFKEEKAHVTCPSLSTSPRNSARKKRRTIDEAILSRLAHLDRGIQKIRQRDNADFRFAAVIVDMLAHVDPKHKSEVKYKIYQMLYEAGRDFPKQ